A genome region from Planctomycetota bacterium includes the following:
- a CDS encoding GTPase domain-containing protein produces MSLDDPSSAPRKPQGADEFELSIDATNDLGIDGETHIGSSENAAATPPPIRGSAEEPVRDRIVVLGRTRAGKTIYLSRLYEQSWRGNGPLHMETSSGKTHLALLNAVAEMGEQRHWPAATEGSTYLDFEITWQYHTFTMVSLDYPGEVFRRAFVEQVEDANTAELIDHVQRAAGIVLLIDPKVLASGKIGESTDDDYGMVQALRFIRGLPGGTTVPICLVLTKIDVNADLIRHHGGLRGFATKYCNNLLRIVPTLTLFGICAVRSRRDALGKDIPDLTRPARGLENPIVFCLRRIVAERARRRTESTRRARQEFVQREIKQDLEAQQKDTHFWLWANVVLFACLTAVGVLTWLVVRQFL; encoded by the coding sequence ATGTCGCTCGACGATCCCTCCTCCGCGCCCCGCAAGCCACAGGGTGCCGACGAATTCGAGCTTTCCATCGACGCCACCAACGACCTGGGCATTGACGGCGAGACGCACATCGGCAGTTCGGAGAACGCCGCCGCGACGCCCCCGCCCATTCGCGGTTCCGCCGAGGAGCCCGTGCGCGACCGCATCGTGGTGCTGGGCCGCACCCGCGCCGGCAAGACCATCTACCTCTCGCGCCTCTACGAGCAGTCCTGGCGCGGCAACGGCCCGCTGCACATGGAGACCAGCTCGGGCAAGACCCATCTCGCCCTGCTCAACGCCGTCGCCGAGATGGGCGAGCAGCGCCATTGGCCGGCGGCGACGGAGGGTTCGACCTATCTCGACTTCGAGATCACCTGGCAATACCACACCTTCACCATGGTCAGCCTGGACTATCCGGGCGAGGTCTTCCGCCGCGCGTTCGTGGAGCAGGTGGAGGACGCCAACACCGCCGAGCTGATCGACCACGTGCAGCGCGCCGCGGGCATCGTGCTGCTGATTGACCCCAAGGTGCTGGCCAGCGGCAAGATCGGCGAGTCCACCGACGACGACTACGGCATGGTGCAGGCGCTGCGCTTCATCCGCGGCCTGCCCGGCGGCACCACCGTGCCGATCTGCCTGGTGCTGACCAAGATCGACGTCAACGCCGACCTGATCCGCCACCACGGCGGCCTGCGCGGTTTCGCCACCAAGTACTGCAACAACCTGCTGCGCATCGTGCCCACGCTGACGCTCTTCGGCATCTGTGCCGTGCGCTCGCGCCGCGACGCGCTGGGCAAGGACATCCCCGACCTCACGCGGCCGGCGCGCGGATTGGAGAACCCGATCGTCTTCTGCCTGCGCCGCATCGTCGCCGAGCGGGCTCGCCGTCGCACCGAGAGCACCCGGCGGGCGCGGCAGGAATTTGTCCAGCGCGAGATCAAGCAGGACCTGGAGGCGCAGCAGAAGGACACCCACTTCTGGCTCTGGGCAAACGTCGTGCTCTTCGCCTGTCTCACCGCGGTGGGCGTGCTGACCTGGCTGGTGGTGAGGCAGTTCCTGTGA